From one Oncorhynchus keta strain PuntledgeMale-10-30-2019 chromosome 30, Oket_V2, whole genome shotgun sequence genomic stretch:
- the LOC118375627 gene encoding DAP3-binding cell death enhancer 1-like, whose translation MWRVQGFVGRVLSRCHGTAPLRLSPNHHVEDEVINTSTLLSTGCHSPNSSSQKGDDGDKRRKRTSQFCYAGLPRYTALDAVGWGAAAVLLMQICRRIHSQFSGSDPNQNPNTGCLAIQGTLQKCGYRVLLERLSRRDVLPRGRSVHCLPQRQSQQVPSQQVPSQEHSSPRSSYSSPDQFHEDHLTADSHLSDHKRATLSHDSSGTEESSFSESSQPEDNHRTRDGEQPGQQNDQDALAGATQNLQQVADSSVPVVLNIIGLKSAQTGDYEAAFSCFLASARRGYCKAQFNTGVCYEKGRGVCKDKEKALDFYSQAATGGHSQAQYRCAKLLLSSRGQQSTQQDLDTAISLLQQAASAGLREAQVYLGSLFSQEPVRDGLKSVHYLKMAAESGDRDALLFLGQCYESGFGVTQCFRTAVGFYQRAAQAGNSQAKTLLAPPFGLEDAVLRPIRSSPCFSVADRLRGTLSTLTSPVPPSSHPTLPHSWSTGSMGPPPILSSLRPLTPSSEGNAVRWTIGAG comes from the exons ATGTGGAGAGTACAAGGGTTTGTTGGAAGAG TTTTGAGCCGGTGCCATGGCACAGCCCCCCTGCGCCTGTCTCCGAATCACCATGTGGAAGATGAGGTCATCAACACCTCCACCCTGCTCTCCACCGGCTGTCACTCTCCCAACAGCAG CTCTCAGAAAGGGGACGATGGAgacaagaggaggaagaggacctCTCAGTTCTGCTACGCTGGGCTCCCCCGCTACACTGCCTTGGATGCAGTTGGCTGG GGGGCAGCTGCGGTGCTGTTGATGCAGATCTGTAGGAGGATCCACTCTCAGTTCTCTGGGAGTGACCCCAACCAGAACCCCAACACAGGATGCCTGGCCATCCAGGGAACCCTGCAGAAGTGTGGCTACCGCGTCCTACTGGAGCGAC TATCTCGCCGTGACGTGCTGCCCAGAGGGAGGAGTGTGCACTGTCTGCCCCAGAGACAGAGCCAGCAGGTCCCGAGCCAGCAGGTCCCGAGCCAGGAACACAGCAGTCCCAGGAGCAGCTACAGCAGCCCTGACCAGTTTCATGAAGACCATCTGACTGCTGacagtcacctctctgaccacaaGAGGGCAACTCTGAGTCACGACTCCTCTGGAACGG AGGAGTCATCCTTTTCAGAGTCCTCCCAGCCTGAAGACAACCACAGAACCAGAGACGGGGAACAGCCTGGGCAGCAGAATGACCAG GACGCCCTGGCGGGGGCGACCCAGAACCTCCAACAGGTGGCCGAttccagtgttcctgtagtcctcaacatCATCGGTCTGAAGAGTGCTCAGACTGGGGACTATGAGGCAGCCTTCTCCTGTTTCCTGGCCTCAGCCAGACGGGGTTACTGCAAGGCCCAGTTCAACACTGGAGTCTGCTACGAGAAAGGCAGGGGTGTATGCAAAGACAAGGAGAAG GCTCTTGATTTCTACAGCCAGGCAGCGACAGGGGGTCACAGTCAGGCTCAGTACCGCTGTGCCAAACTCCTCCTGAGCAGCAGAGGGCAGCAGAGCACACAACAGGACCTGGATACAGCCATCAGCCTTCTGCAACAGGCTGCCTCAGCTGGGctgagagag gctcaaGTGTACCTGGGGTCTCTGTTCTCGCAGGAGCCCGTCAGAGACGGCCTTAAGTCAGTGCACTACCTGAAGATGGCAGCGGAGAGCGGA gaCAGAGATGCCCTGCTGTTCCTGGGTCAGTGTTATGAGAGTGGGTTCGGGGTGACCCAGTGCTTCAGAACAGCAGTTGGTTTCTATCAGAGGGCAGCGCAGGCAGGAAACAGCCAGGCCAAGACGTTACTGGCGCCGCCCTTTGGACTGGAGG atGCCGTCCTGCGCCCTATCCGTTCTTCTCCATGTTTCTCCGTTGCTGACCGTCTGCGTGGAACTCTCTCCACCCTcacctcccctgtccctccctccagtcaCCCCACCCTCCCCCACTCCTGGAGCACAGGGAGTATGGGCCCCCCACCCATCCTGTCATCCCTCCGCCCTCTCACCCCCAGCTCTGAGGGGAACGCTGTGAGGTGGACTATAGGAGCGGGATAG